DNA from Rhipicephalus microplus isolate Deutch F79 chromosome 5, USDA_Rmic, whole genome shotgun sequence:
ctttaatttattttagttttacttaagtatcctgccgcccagtTCTTGGCTCATCCCcttctgtgggtgagcgccatccatccgaggtcatcagcatcagcatcagcaagCGGCTGAATTCGGCATGAAGGGTTAAGAAGGCGGGTCCACCGAGACACACTGCAAGGATTAAGGTCCCCACTCTCCAATGTCGCTCTAACACAACGATGATGCCTCTTCGGCGCTCCTCCTCCGAGTCAAGAAGGACATCGCGCACCTCGTGAGCGACCCGCCACCGGGAATCTACGTCGCACCCGAGGAGAACGACATCACGCGGATCTTCGCCCTCGTGGTGGGACCTTCGGGCACGCCCTACGAAGGTACTTTCCTGCTCTTCCACATCTCGTGCCCGCTCGATTACCCCATCAATCCGCCCAAGGTTCGTTTCCTGACGACGGACGCCGGCCGGGCAAGGCTGCACCCTTACTTCTACGAGTACGGCGTGGTGTCCCTCAGCATTCTTGGCACATTCCCGGGGCCACAGTGGAGCCCAGCTCAGTCGTTGTGGAGCCTACTCCTTTCCATCCAGTCGCTGCTCACCAACGACCCTTACCACGACCAACCGCATTACTACGAGGTGTTCGACCAAGAAACAGACCGGAAAGCCGCGGACAACTACAAAGTGTACGTACGCCATGAAGTTATCAGAGTAGCGGTGTGCGGTGCGGTGGAAAGCTGCCTCGACGACCGTTCTTCGTACCCCATGGCGTTTCGGGGGACGGTGCTGAAGCTGTTCCTCGAGAACTACGACGGTTACGAAGAATCTATCCAGAGTCACCTTCGCGTGAAAGGCAAGGAAATTAACCACCCGAACTTCTTTCCTCGTGAAATTTCTCATTACGAAGCACTGCTTACCCGACTGCAGCACCTGAAGGCGAGGGTTGAGAAACGGGTGAAATCTGAGGTTCCAGTCGCCAACCAAAGTGCGAAGTGAAGAGCCAGGCCGGGCACGTTATGCACGCGACAAGCAGGCAAGATACTTCGCACCGCGAAGAAGGATCGTTGCGATCTTAGCGATTTGATGGCGGAAGAAGTAAATGGTGGACTCATCCGTGATGAAAACTTCTCTCTGCGAAATTAAACGATTCGACAAACGACCGGAGCTTGCTGTTCATTCGCTCTCGCAAGTAATTTACGCGACAGCTTGAGATGCCGCTCAAACGTCAAAATTAGCTGTTTACGTCGGCGACGTCGGTGTGAAAGAAGCAAGGCAAAAATCACGTAATGACGTCACCATATCGCGCCACAGGTAGCCAAAAGCTATGACGTTACCTTTACGTAACTACGCCGTAACAAGGTGATGCCATCATATGACAACGTCACTCGCTAAATGAAAGGTCATCCCTGGAACCACTGGAAGTGGCTTTGCGGCAGAAATTTTCAAGGACCTCTTATATCGAAGGCAAATAGCTACAAACATGTGACATTTTCACACTCTGTGTGCGAAAAATCTCTATAACTGAAATATGAAAatattaatgaatgaatgaatgaatgaatgaatgaatttcaAACAGACTATATGAAATGGGTTTCGAGCGAGTAGCTGAGCTTTTGAAGAACACAAGAcccaataaagcaaaaaaaaagataagaaagcAGCAGAAACATGTGCACATACACAGGTGAACATATACGGGTACTTCCGAACACTGACACTGGCACGTACGTTATGTTACACTGCACTGCACCTCGCCGTCCCCCATTTGGGCGCATTTCTCGAAGATTCACCCCTCCGCATCATCCGCCCTCGGCTCTCTCAGCACGGTGCAGCATTCCCCTTTCTACCAAAGCTCACTCTCGCCACAATACGAGGCCACGTGATCAGTTTTACGCCAACCCCGGTCGTGAAAGCCTCAACTACGCTTCGCTTGCCAAAGCTGGTTCCTCATGGCTCCAGACGCGCCAGCTGGCTCTGTAGTCACAACGCCTTTGCGGCATTATAGCTTCTTGACCTGTTAGATACTCCGTGGCATGGGCTCCAAGAATATACTCTACTCATAGAGTTTTTCACAAAATTACCTAGAGGAAAATCTGGCACTGGTGAACTGCTAGATGTAAGGGAATGCCGGGATATGTGAGCTTCGAACCTGACTCGGATTCGTATACCTCGAAGACCCGTCTGGATTCAGGTTAAAATGGTTCATTTCTTACTAAAATAGCACGTGATGAGCTATTTATCTTTTGTCATCGCACAGAAACGTGTTTTATTTAACACTGGAACCGTCTGCGTCtatgtacaattttacgaagcgtaagaagtaaccaacggctGCTAAGCTTGGCAGGCAGATAGAGCGAGCGTGCCTTCtgccactttatatatatatgtcgtttgtttcttcttttcggCGTTTGGCTATGCCGTcaaggtgagtggacttttattttagaatataatacgTATGGGTGAGATCTGCTTGTAAACGTTTTGTTTaagagaagctttatttacgcagccgtattgacttttgaactgaagcctcgctcaacaccagcctcgcagacacatatgcCGTCATTCCATAGACGGCATATGTCTATGGAATGACGGCTATGGAGTGACGGCAATGGAATGAtaagaaattcgcatagacggtgAAGCCGCATTTCCCTTTAGGTATTTTTGTGTGAACTTTCTGGCTCTACTGAACCGTAGACAAGATCAAGAGTTTATTGCATGCGCTTCCAAGCTCCAAGCCTTTTAGTGACACAAACCTCCAAGCCTTTTAGTACGACAAACTTTTGTTCGTGGTTTCATTGTCTACATGTTTGCCTCATTAACATTTTTATTGTAACTAATGTTGCATGTGTCATTCAGTAGCAAGAATTGAAATAAAGTGTCTTTTAACCTtgtgaataaaaaagaagaagaaagcggCGTTGGTGTGACTCGAACTTAAGTCGCATGACAACCCGCGCACCTCACAAACTACGCGCTCACTTCTTCTTTGCGCCATTTACGAGGCTGAAAAAAATGTGTTTAAAAAGTGTCTATGGGACTCTCATCTCGTATTTGCGAAAGCGTGAAACCAAtaggataaaaaaacaaaaccaaaaaaaaacagtataagATCACTTAGTGGTCCTGTGTGCCCCGGTTAACCCCTATTTACACAGGGCTGTTCTAGTGATATCGTGTCTATATTAATTATGTGAAGAAACAGAAGCTATTGAACACTATTCATTACCCCCCACGCCCCCAAGAAAACACGTTTCATTGTTGTACTGTTTTTGTTATATATGCTTAACAAAACTTGAAACATTGAACTCGCTTTCATCGCTTCGGTTACGAAATATTGCCAAAGAGGTGTCTTTTATGTGGTTTGTTTCAAAAGCGAAGCTGTGCAGCAAATCGTTCCTGTAAAGCGAACCAATAACTGTCATCACcataagcgggtatgtgccacaaaattACGCCCGCCCTTTTattgtttggagccagtcagttcgGTGCaggccacagtgctattctgtctGCGCTGCATAAactcattcaggcaaccggaaagATATCTATAGTTGTACCGCCAGATGAATCCAattctgtctccttctttttttttgctattaaAAATATTCTGGTTTGTTGAATCGTTTTGCCCtttccactttcttttttttaaggaagTTATTATTCATCTTGTTCTTATCCGACTTCTTTCATTTAACAAGCATTGTATAAAGCTTTAcgttataaggtacagtgtggccaatccgccttgtgggtatgagccaagatcttctaggcgataaaacaaaacaaaaaaaaacaattgggcATGTCCCTCACACTAACCACTGGTCCAccaaaaatgaagaaggcagcaGTTATCCCAACAAATGGCCGTGAAGCTACGGCGATGAGCCAAAGACCCCGAGTATGTACAACAATCGAATGGCAACAGGGAACGGGAAAAGCAACAGCGCCTAAAAGAAGACCCCGAAGCGATCATAAGGCCTGCACCAACGGTGACGCGCCCTTCCATCCTTGACGGATGTGGACGCTTGTTCCGAGGCGAGGTTCTGTTCTGTAATTAAAAGAAATATTGCCGCGCCTGCGACTGTCTGCGTTTTATCGAACCTCTTTGCCGGGTGGCACCAACGAGGAAACAATCAGGTATCACTTATACATAAAGCTTAGCGACGACTTAGAAGAAAAGTATAGAAATAACTTGCATCACTATATCTAAGACCTAGAAGTATCCTAGAAACAATCAGATTAGCCTTCAGAATCGTCGAGGTTTCCTGTTTCGAGCCTTTTGTTGTTTAGTGCAAGcttgacctctttttttttcaatctaacGTACAGGATTTGAATATCTACATTTACAAGTATTCGTAAAGTTATAAAAAGAAATGTGTCAAGCTTTGGCATTTCTCTTCAATATACTTCCGGTCCCATTGACACCGTTTTCTGATCTTCTTAACAATCGCACAATAATTGCAGTATTCCTTTTGGATACATAgtatttcattttttaaaatttgtattttttttattaattctACAAAGCGTTATCTGAATCTTCAGAGGACTGTTTCTTGGCCAATCTTCCAGAGCGAGTATATGTGCAATATTGGCGGAACAACACTACGGGAAATAAGATTGTCCACTGTCTGCACGAGCCATCTTTTGGAATCATCCCATTAATCATCATAAGTCATGTTGAACTTTTTGTTGAGCTGACTATATGTTTGGCGAAAAGAGTAAGACGCAAACGAGATGAacacgtaggttctcgtccgtgtCACCTTTTGTGTTCGTCTTCTTTACGCTCTATTCTTTCCGTAACTAATCACAATTAATGGGAGAACTAGAGCCTGAGACGTTAACGTCCAATTCAAGAATGAGAGTCGTGCCGTACGTACTAAAGTCTTCAAGTAATCCACAGAAGGCGTTCATCTCTTCACCTATGAGCACACAGCAACCTATTTTCAGACGGCCCCCTTTTCTTTTATCCACACCGCGCTCCAAGTGTACTCAGCGGGCTATTTAACCTTGATCAGTCACGCAGTCACACAGAATTAATGCGCGTGTACAAACTTACGCTTAGCTTGGACAATGGTACGTGCAACCAGCGCTGGAACGCAATatctcgttgtttttttttaaatagcagAGCCATTTACGGGACTACCCTGTGATCGTCCCATGCATCACGTTGGTGTCACACAAGTCTCTCGTCTCTGATTCGACACGCGCAGGTCAATCAGTCTGCACGTTAGAAACAAAAGCGTTTGCTTGCTTGCCCGCGAATGCCAGTACCACCAAAAATGGTGTTTCAGACACACTAACTGAGGACCTAGGGTGCATGCAGTGTGCGCCTGAGTTTGCCCCGCCGCAACATTTACTTCTTTAAGCACCACCGCTCCACTAATGCACCGTAACTTTGCACTCATGTTTCAATAATTGGTGTTTCAAATAGGCAACTTTGCCGTAGAGATGCACTTTTGTGTGTCTGGTTTCTGATAATAAACTTGACTGCCTTCGCAAATTTCGTCGTGGAATCTGGCACCGCTGCAAAGCTAAATAATGCCTCAGGCAGTAACGACAAACTCTAAATGATTTATATGTATGGTTTAAAGTCCCCAAAccacatttgattatgagagacgccgtagtggagggctccagaaatttcgactacctggcattccttaacgtgcacccaaatctgaacacatgagccaacagcactttcgcctccatcgaaaattcagccgccgccgccggcattcaatcccacgacctgcgaccAACCTTAAAGGCGCcctgagcatggtcaaaaaacgccGCCAATCAGGTAGTCGAGGCTcgcgagaacacgtgagccaaataatgTAGTTCAGCATGCGACCAGGAATTGACAATCAATTCTccaagtcagctgaaaattgctttctcttctctcgccaAGTAACGCTACAAGCTGAAAAATTGGTCGTCGCGAACTTCGAatcagccattggttgatttgagcatggtgggctcggtcgttactggggccgctGCGGGAGGGCGCAACTTGTCGACGCGCGCGCACGATCGGACTGAAAGGTTGCgtatttgaagaagaaaaaaagagagaaaaagtgatcaaggtcacgaggcgcgcgtgatgCATTTTCTTCTCCCGTGCCGTCTCTTCCTGCTCAGCATCcagtgcttttgtcgggacgagaggagggagaatgcaattgcagcatgcgacaaatattTCAAAGCTTTGTAGCTCTGCTCGTACAAGACGAATACTGAAAATTTCGCGGCTGTGAATCCGTGAGGCTATGGGGTCTTTTAGAGAATCCATTTCATGGCTATAGTTGAAAAAGTGTTGCCGGGTCGCTTTAACTCATATTAGGTATAGTATGGACGAGTGGCGAGTAATAAAATTTACCCTATTATGTGGCACATTGCCTTTGAATAATAAAGGTGACGTCGCCGGTAAAGTGGGGCAAAACAAGGTTTAATTACTCAGACAGATAAACAACACGTCCGCGCAAGGCAAACGTTCGTTTCGGCACACCATGCGCAAGCTCTCCTTTCGCGACCAAACTTCGTTGTCTTGTTTCTTCAAATACACGTTCAA
Protein-coding regions in this window:
- the LOC142817502 gene encoding ubiquitin-conjugating enzyme E2 Z-like gives rise to the protein MVKKDIAHLVSDPPPGIYVAPEENDITRIFALVVGPSGTPYEGTFLLFHISCPLDYPINPPKVRFLTTDAGRARLHPYFYEYGVVSLSILGTFPGPQWSPAQSLWSLLLSIQSLLTNDPYHDQPHYYEVFDQETDRKAADNYKVYVRHEVIRVAVCGAVESCLDDRSSYPMAFRGTVLKLFLENYDGYEESIQSHLRVKGKEINHPNFFPREISHYEALLTRLQHLKARVEKRVKSEVPVANQSAK